Proteins from a genomic interval of Paenibacillus lentus:
- a CDS encoding spore germination protein: MKRNQFIGRSRGQSRVKSEQNKSKSGNENKNEDESKSRNRTDMGQGMARNQEEASLPNFSQQSEDSSQGNVSSQSEVSGQNDTGSQTNAISQSSASSQSDTNSQSDASSQNSKGSQDGSSTQNLTGSRHDSGSSDNAGSQSNARPQSGASAQNNSGSQASAGSQNAKLSGNKVISGNLQQTVQRIQQETGASTDIVVREMSVNGQNSIPMVVIYLNGLSDQMMINSFVMRSITNMKQGKAQDAEALLDQMQYSFLSLGESKIVSEWNDVILAILSGDTAIFLEGSTRAIVAGTQGGEWRSVTEPTSELVVRGPKDSFVESIATNISLIRRRIRNKDLWLETMKIGEVTHTHVGMMYIKSMADPKVVQEARQRLENIQLNGVLESGYIEEFIQDKTFTLFPTIYNTERPDTAAGHLLEGRVVIIVDGTPFVLILPTVFGHFFQSPEDYSQRFDISILMRMIRYLSFFILILGPALYIALTTFHYEMIPSLLLVGLLAQREGVPFPAFVEALLMEVSFELLREAGVRMPRAVGQTISIVGALILGQAVVEAGLITPGMVIVVALTGIASFAPSAYNIAVAGRLVRFGFMVLAGMFGLYGITLGILVLVVHMNSLRSFGVPYLAPISPFVPKDHKDTFIRLPAWILKTPPNKIKEQSQIREDRIKHSIGMNQQQGQQGQQGQQGQQCQQGQQDQQGQQGVSDHGM; encoded by the coding sequence ATGAAACGCAATCAGTTTATCGGAAGAAGCCGAGGCCAATCTCGAGTGAAATCCGAGCAAAATAAGAGTAAGAGTGGGAACGAGAACAAGAACGAGGACGAGAGTAAGAGTCGTAATCGTACCGATATGGGGCAAGGAATGGCCCGCAATCAGGAAGAGGCGAGCCTCCCAAATTTCAGCCAACAGAGCGAAGATAGCTCTCAAGGTAATGTTAGTTCTCAGAGCGAGGTTAGTGGTCAAAATGACACAGGTTCGCAGACGAATGCTATTTCGCAGAGTAGTGCTAGCTCTCAAAGCGATACTAATTCTCAAAGTGATGCTAGCTCTCAAAACAGTAAAGGCTCGCAGGACGGCTCTAGTACGCAGAACCTAACTGGCTCCCGGCATGATTCCGGCTCATCGGACAATGCAGGATCACAGAGCAACGCTAGACCACAGAGCGGTGCTAGTGCCCAGAATAATTCCGGTTCACAGGCTAGCGCTGGCTCGCAGAATGCAAAATTGTCGGGGAACAAAGTCATTTCGGGGAACTTACAGCAGACGGTGCAGCGGATTCAGCAAGAAACCGGGGCCAGTACGGATATTGTTGTACGCGAAATGAGTGTGAACGGACAGAATTCTATTCCGATGGTCGTGATTTATTTAAATGGACTAAGTGATCAAATGATGATCAATTCATTTGTGATGCGATCCATAACGAACATGAAACAAGGAAAGGCGCAGGACGCAGAAGCTCTGCTGGATCAAATGCAATACAGCTTCTTATCCTTGGGAGAATCAAAAATAGTTTCGGAGTGGAATGATGTTATTCTCGCTATTTTATCGGGGGATACAGCGATATTTTTGGAAGGAAGCACTCGGGCCATCGTGGCCGGAACACAGGGCGGGGAATGGAGATCGGTTACGGAACCGACTTCGGAGCTGGTCGTTCGGGGACCGAAGGATAGTTTTGTTGAGTCGATTGCAACAAATATATCCCTGATTAGACGGAGGATCAGGAATAAGGATTTATGGCTGGAGACCATGAAGATCGGTGAAGTTACCCACACGCATGTGGGGATGATGTATATCAAAAGTATGGCAGACCCCAAGGTTGTCCAGGAAGCCAGGCAGCGTCTAGAAAACATCCAGCTTAACGGGGTACTGGAGTCGGGTTATATCGAAGAATTTATTCAGGATAAGACCTTCACTCTGTTTCCTACGATATACAACACAGAGAGACCGGATACGGCTGCAGGGCACTTGCTAGAGGGCCGTGTGGTGATCATTGTGGATGGAACGCCGTTCGTCTTAATTTTGCCGACCGTATTCGGTCATTTCTTTCAATCTCCGGAGGATTATTCACAGCGTTTTGATATTAGTATCCTCATGAGAATGATTCGCTATCTTAGCTTTTTTATCTTGATTCTTGGTCCAGCTCTATATATCGCGCTGACGACATTCCATTATGAGATGATTCCCTCGCTGCTATTGGTGGGTCTTCTTGCTCAGCGGGAGGGCGTTCCCTTTCCGGCATTTGTTGAGGCTTTGTTGATGGAGGTCTCCTTTGAACTTCTCCGCGAAGCGGGAGTGCGCATGCCGCGTGCAGTCGGGCAGACAATTTCAATAGTCGGCGCACTTATATTGGGCCAGGCGGTTGTTGAAGCGGGCCTGATTACACCGGGGATGGTTATTGTTGTTGCATTGACAGGGATTGCCAGCTTTGCGCCGTCTGCATATAACATAGCTGTTGCCGGTCGACTGGTTCGATTTGGTTTTATGGTTTTGGCTGGTATGTTCGGCCTCTATGGCATTACCTTAGGGATTCTTGTACTGGTCGTCCATATGAATAGCCTTCGATCCTTTGGCGTGCCATACTTAGCGCCGATTTCACCGTTTGTTCCAAAGGATCACAAGGATACATTTATACGACTGCCCGCCTGGATATTAAAAACGCCGCCTAACAAAATCAAAGAGCAGTCCCAAATTCGGGAGGACCGAATCAAACACTCCATAGGAATGAATCAGCAACAAGGCCAACAGGGCCAACAGGGCCAGCAAGGCCAGCAGTGCCAGCAGGGCCAGCAGGACCAACAAGGTCAACAGGGTGTTTCGGATCATGGAATGTAA
- a CDS encoding HAAS signaling domain-containing protein, whose amino-acid sequence MKKKEFISLLSSHLSALPPEEQSELLEDYESHFAFGLQNGRTEEEIVRELGDPAELAQEALANRVNPLHPLYWFGEPPEGQTSTSLAPAAQTSSRHQMITSAIYTGLFFLNLVILPLLAALWALGLAIALTAMAGILSPAALLLEYIFNNVFQPTKAFAVLAMVGIGILIAVGTRHLYSNLIKLSASYWAWNVRVAKGD is encoded by the coding sequence ATGAAGAAGAAAGAATTCATTTCTCTGCTCAGCTCCCATTTATCGGCACTGCCGCCGGAGGAGCAGAGCGAGCTGTTGGAGGACTATGAATCCCATTTCGCTTTTGGACTTCAGAACGGAAGAACAGAAGAAGAGATCGTCCGCGAGCTGGGCGATCCGGCTGAGCTGGCCCAGGAAGCTTTAGCTAACCGGGTTAACCCCCTACATCCATTATATTGGTTTGGTGAACCACCAGAAGGTCAGACGTCAACGTCTTTGGCCCCGGCGGCGCAAACGAGCAGTCGACACCAAATGATAACCTCAGCGATCTATACCGGATTGTTCTTCCTCAACCTGGTCATCCTACCCTTGCTCGCCGCACTTTGGGCCTTGGGCCTGGCCATTGCCTTGACGGCGATGGCCGGTATACTCAGCCCAGCCGCCTTGCTTCTCGAATATATCTTTAACAATGTATTTCAGCCGACCAAAGCCTTTGCCGTACTCGCGATGGTCGGAATCGGCATTCTTATCGCTGTCGGCACACGGCATCTATATTCGAACCTAATTAAATTAAGCGCGTCATATTGGGCATGGAACGTCCGAGTCGCCAAAGGAGATTAA
- a CDS encoding iron chelate uptake ABC transporter family permease subunit: protein MNALGYSDKENVKIDSSLHNKHRSARAFRSKKEEKRYWILLIALIALGIFSSYGLLVYNNPVPVDSPSFIPVVKRRLVALGAMIIAAICQSLATVAFQSITNNRIITPSLLGFEALYSTIHTSTMFFFGVGAFISFTGVGSFVFQVVLMVLLCLILYGWLLSGKYGNLQIMLLVGIIIGVGLRSLSSFMRRLLAPSEFDILQARLFASVNNADAGYFPIAIPIVIIVAILLFAYSKKLNVLSLGKNVSPSLGVNHKFGVIYALVLVSILMSISTALVGPLTFYGFLVATLSYLAAPTYDHKYIFPMAFAIGFLIITGAYFFMYHVFNAQGVVSIIIELFGGITFLIVILRKRAL, encoded by the coding sequence ATGAACGCATTAGGATATAGTGATAAAGAAAATGTCAAAATCGATTCTAGCCTTCATAATAAACATAGATCAGCCAGAGCTTTTCGTTCCAAGAAAGAAGAAAAACGTTATTGGATTTTGCTGATAGCATTGATTGCACTGGGTATATTTTCTTCATATGGACTTTTGGTTTATAATAATCCGGTTCCAGTAGATTCTCCTTCTTTTATCCCAGTTGTTAAAAGAAGGCTGGTTGCTCTGGGGGCGATGATTATTGCAGCAATTTGTCAGAGTTTGGCGACCGTCGCATTCCAATCGATTACGAATAATAGGATTATAACTCCTTCACTTTTAGGTTTTGAAGCACTTTACTCAACAATTCATACGAGTACCATGTTTTTCTTTGGTGTTGGTGCATTTATAAGCTTTACTGGTGTTGGATCATTCGTATTTCAAGTTGTCCTTATGGTTTTGCTGTGTTTGATCCTTTATGGATGGCTGCTTTCTGGAAAGTATGGGAACTTACAGATTATGCTTTTGGTGGGAATTATTATTGGAGTTGGGCTGAGGTCTCTATCCTCTTTTATGAGAAGACTTCTTGCGCCGTCTGAGTTTGATATTTTACAGGCAAGATTATTTGCTTCTGTCAATAATGCGGATGCTGGCTATTTTCCTATTGCAATTCCAATTGTAATCATTGTAGCAATCCTTCTGTTTGCTTATTCCAAGAAATTAAATGTGTTGTCACTTGGGAAGAATGTCTCCCCTTCTTTGGGAGTTAATCATAAATTTGGCGTAATTTATGCTCTTGTATTAGTTTCTATATTGATGTCCATATCCACAGCTTTAGTTGGACCACTTACATTCTATGGTTTTTTAGTTGCAACTTTGAGTTATCTAGCAGCGCCAACTTATGATCACAAATATATTTTTCCAATGGCTTTTGCTATCGGATTTTTGATAATAACGGGTGCATACTTCTTTATGTATCATGTATTCAATGCTCAGGGTGTTGTTTCAATTATTATCGAACTGTTTGGTGGAATAACATTTTTAATTGTAATCTTAAGGAAGAGGGCTCTATGA
- a CDS encoding ABC transporter permease: protein MPKNIIQINAGVESAQPQRYNHNKIWTKPFILAIIVVFILGIISLFTGVYDIRGQDDGMEMFFITRVPRTAALMLTGAAMSMAGLVMQLITQNRLVEPTTTGTIEWAGLGLLFVYLLFPAPTLVLRMTGAIIFSFIGTMIFFLFLRRVKLRSSLIVPIIGMMLGAIISAISTFVGLVFQMTQNIENWFVGSFAAVQVGRYEYLWIIVVVTLFIFIYANRLTLAGLGEDVSTSLGVNYNRIILIGTGLISFAVGIVAAVIGNLPFLGLIVPNIVSMYRGDDLRSNLPWVCVIGMGTITVCDIISRTIIMPFEVPVSLILGTVGSVVFIVILLRQRRLR, encoded by the coding sequence GTGCCGAAGAATATAATACAAATAAATGCTGGGGTTGAGAGCGCTCAACCCCAGCGTTATAATCACAATAAGATATGGACAAAACCCTTTATATTAGCGATTATAGTTGTTTTTATTTTAGGTATTATATCACTGTTTACTGGAGTTTATGATATACGAGGGCAAGACGATGGAATGGAAATGTTTTTCATCACTCGTGTTCCAAGAACAGCTGCACTAATGCTAACTGGAGCTGCAATGTCAATGGCAGGACTTGTCATGCAGCTGATTACACAGAATCGTTTGGTTGAACCTACTACAACAGGAACGATTGAATGGGCAGGTTTGGGGCTTCTTTTTGTTTATTTGTTATTTCCAGCGCCAACTTTAGTCCTAAGAATGACGGGGGCAATCATTTTTTCTTTTATAGGAACAATGATTTTCTTTTTGTTTCTAAGAAGAGTTAAACTACGCTCGTCTTTAATTGTTCCGATTATCGGGATGATGCTTGGAGCAATCATATCCGCGATTTCCACCTTTGTTGGACTCGTTTTTCAAATGACACAAAATATTGAGAACTGGTTTGTAGGTTCTTTTGCTGCGGTTCAGGTTGGAAGATATGAGTATCTATGGATCATTGTTGTTGTTACTTTATTTATTTTTATTTATGCTAATCGACTGACTTTAGCTGGACTAGGGGAAGATGTTTCAACAAGTCTTGGAGTAAATTATAATAGGATCATTCTTATTGGTACTGGTCTTATTTCTTTTGCCGTTGGAATTGTTGCAGCTGTTATTGGAAATTTACCTTTTTTAGGTTTAATCGTACCGAATATTGTTTCCATGTATCGAGGAGATGATCTGAGGAGTAACTTGCCCTGGGTATGTGTGATAGGAATGGGCACGATAACTGTTTGTGACATCATTTCTCGAACAATTATAATGCCTTTTGAAGTACCTGTCTCTTTAATACTTGGAACAGTAGGATCAGTCGTATTTATTGTCATTTTATTGAGACAGAGGAGGCTACGATGA
- a CDS encoding Ger(x)C family spore germination protein: MITRTIAIVLTLCCVTLLTGCWDAMDLNERAVVSGIGIDYDPESEKKYQVSFQVILADEILGKTSRGATPTSLHSGTGNTISEAIRDASHTLPRLISTAHARLMVISEDVARKGISEVMDFLDRDSDIRLSANVVVTKGDIRAADIVAALTPIGKINAFSVSEKIAMTAQQSGTNLMIQIDDILRDLLTPGGGPVIDGVELLGDVREAGKKSSLENVKSPGTVRIAPIAIFKGDKLVDWLTPAESRGLVWIRNKMRKTALVIDSKQDKNDISVDVIRSQTSLKAQLDDSSHPVIQVKVRTLLSVRETDSRADLRNPEELHAIEQKTNEAISRELRAAVQKAQLARSDIFQFGDVIERESPAAWRKLEERWEDLFPQIKVEYTVDSVVRNTQSRDRAYNYNQGS, from the coding sequence ATGATAACAAGGACAATAGCGATTGTACTGACGTTATGCTGTGTTACGTTGTTGACAGGATGCTGGGATGCTATGGATTTGAACGAAAGAGCGGTCGTGTCCGGGATCGGTATTGACTATGACCCTGAATCAGAGAAGAAATACCAAGTTTCATTTCAAGTCATTTTAGCTGACGAGATTTTAGGCAAAACGAGCCGGGGGGCCACTCCTACATCTTTACATAGTGGTACGGGGAATACGATCAGTGAAGCGATACGAGATGCTTCTCATACATTACCGCGCTTAATCTCAACGGCACATGCCCGGCTTATGGTTATTTCTGAAGACGTTGCCCGCAAGGGAATCTCGGAAGTCATGGACTTTCTAGACAGAGACTCCGATATTCGGCTGTCCGCCAATGTCGTTGTTACAAAAGGGGATATTAGAGCGGCTGACATTGTAGCAGCTTTGACACCTATAGGAAAAATTAATGCATTTTCGGTTTCAGAGAAGATTGCCATGACGGCACAGCAATCTGGAACCAACCTCATGATACAAATCGATGATATTTTACGTGATTTATTAACGCCGGGAGGCGGGCCTGTTATCGATGGCGTGGAACTCTTGGGCGATGTAAGGGAGGCAGGTAAGAAAAGCAGTTTGGAAAACGTGAAGAGTCCAGGAACTGTCAGGATTGCTCCTATAGCTATTTTTAAAGGCGATAAGCTGGTGGATTGGCTGACGCCAGCCGAGAGCCGTGGATTGGTATGGATTAGAAATAAAATGAGAAAGACGGCGCTGGTTATTGATTCTAAGCAGGATAAAAATGACATTTCCGTAGATGTTATTCGTTCTCAAACGAGTCTGAAGGCGCAGTTGGATGATTCCTCACATCCGGTTATTCAAGTAAAGGTAAGGACCTTGTTATCGGTCAGGGAAACAGACAGCAGGGCTGATCTGCGCAATCCAGAGGAGCTTCACGCGATTGAGCAAAAGACGAACGAAGCCATCTCAAGGGAGTTGCGGGCGGCCGTCCAAAAAGCCCAGCTAGCAAGGAGCGATATTTTTCAATTTGGGGATGTTATTGAAAGGGAAAGTCCTGCAGCCTGGAGGAAGCTCGAGGAACGGTGGGAGGATCTGTTTCCGCAGATAAAGGTGGAGTATACCGTGGACTCCGTCGTTCGCAATACACAAAGTCGCGACCGTGCCTACAACTATAATCAGGGTTCCTGA
- a CDS encoding DUF4097 family beta strand repeat-containing protein, with protein sequence MNKKGLSLIASILVILGISGMIYQGFNFGEEQPSYTQKWTFSDNELKSLSINSDYHVEFEFIASPDGTNYVEASGNLPQKSIDSLIETKITNQSLALQFNEKRDFSFLSFNFNSTIQQITVALTDPEQALDQITVDLMANDGSFKSLRAKEILLETKSGNLTVEDLTANHLQAETLSGQISLEQITADTELKVTSGNVNIHHLKGALTSKMTSGDFKAENLEGDMLATMVSGNIKINDWTGNGTIKSTSGNITIEDQRSDSLDISIQSGNVRLSADPEFQGIYELRTSSGNIKSPDSPNLNNDLIKVRSTSGNITID encoded by the coding sequence ATGAATAAAAAAGGATTGAGTCTGATAGCGAGTATTCTCGTCATTCTGGGCATTAGCGGGATGATCTATCAAGGCTTCAACTTCGGGGAAGAACAACCCTCCTATACCCAGAAATGGACGTTTAGCGATAACGAGCTAAAGTCGCTCTCCATCAATAGTGATTATCATGTGGAATTTGAATTTATTGCGAGTCCCGATGGTACGAATTATGTAGAGGCCAGTGGAAATCTACCACAAAAGTCGATTGATAGCTTAATCGAGACGAAAATTACAAATCAGAGCTTAGCCCTGCAATTCAACGAAAAGCGCGACTTTTCCTTTCTAAGCTTCAACTTCAATTCGACCATCCAACAGATTACCGTGGCTTTGACCGATCCAGAACAGGCGTTGGATCAGATCACTGTCGACCTAATGGCCAACGATGGCAGTTTCAAGTCTCTGCGTGCCAAAGAAATTTTGCTTGAGACAAAGTCGGGAAATTTGACAGTTGAGGATCTAACAGCCAATCATTTACAAGCAGAAACTCTGTCCGGCCAAATATCATTGGAGCAAATCACGGCGGACACTGAGCTTAAGGTAACCTCAGGGAATGTGAATATTCATCATCTCAAGGGTGCATTAACCTCTAAAATGACCTCAGGCGATTTTAAAGCCGAAAACCTGGAGGGCGATATGCTTGCAACAATGGTCTCGGGGAACATTAAAATCAACGACTGGACGGGAAATGGCACAATTAAATCGACCTCCGGCAACATCACCATTGAAGATCAACGTTCAGACTCGCTAGATATATCCATCCAATCTGGAAACGTCAGGCTGTCTGCCGATCCCGAGTTTCAAGGCATATACGAGCTAAGGACTTCTTCAGGAAATATCAAGTCACCGGATTCGCCTAATCTGAACAATGACCTTATTAAAGTTCGTTCCACTTCCGGAAATATTACGATTGACTAA
- a CDS encoding ABC transporter ATP-binding protein, protein MIKINNVRKLYTDEVKIGPLDITIPKAGLTSLIGPNGAGKSTTLMMIGRLLNMDEGQITVANMDVSKTKSEDLAKILTILRQENHFVTKLTVRQLAGFGRFPYSKGRLTKEDEAIISKYIDFLDLTNLENRYLDELSGGQRQRAYVAMVLCQETEYVLLDEPLNNLDVARSVQMMEHLRHAANEFGRTILTVMHDINFAAKYSDRICAMKDGQIAAFGTVEEVMNPEVLTNIFETKIEIIDGPYGPIAVY, encoded by the coding sequence ATGATAAAGATTAATAATGTTAGAAAGTTGTATACTGATGAGGTAAAAATAGGACCTTTGGATATTACAATACCAAAAGCTGGTCTTACTTCTTTAATTGGGCCCAATGGCGCTGGAAAGTCCACGACACTTATGATGATCGGAAGACTTTTGAATATGGATGAAGGCCAAATTACGGTCGCCAATATGGATGTTTCTAAAACTAAATCAGAAGACTTAGCAAAGATCTTGACTATTTTGCGCCAAGAAAACCATTTTGTAACGAAGCTTACGGTTAGGCAACTAGCTGGATTTGGGCGTTTTCCTTATTCAAAGGGGAGATTAACCAAAGAGGATGAGGCGATTATATCTAAATATATCGATTTTTTAGACTTGACTAATCTGGAAAATAGATATTTAGATGAGCTTTCTGGTGGTCAAAGGCAACGGGCATATGTAGCAATGGTTTTGTGTCAAGAGACTGAATATGTGCTTTTGGACGAGCCTCTAAACAATCTTGATGTTGCTCGCTCTGTTCAAATGATGGAACATTTGAGGCATGCTGCTAATGAATTTGGAAGAACAATTCTGACTGTTATGCATGATATCAATTTTGCAGCCAAATATTCGGATAGAATTTGTGCTATGAAAGATGGACAAATTGCTGCCTTTGGAACAGTGGAAGAGGTTATGAACCCAGAAGTTTTGACAAATATATTTGAAACGAAAATAGAAATTATCGATGGTCCATATGGGCCAATAGCTGTTTATTAG
- a CDS encoding DNA-binding protein, translated as MSEHLNTKDIYLLSEKVHPLDKAFELFRVSYKQNNWSEAKQIANYMYETAYKLYQNQKNWDAKISIELLNRPLVFYYGYSHLAIATVFQKQGFYDKAREFTEKYTNLDWFIVLDQEGQDEVRRFNDFAKANFYAIDLLSGKMDVLGRYSDFIQQEDEELLPGLITILEAANAHGWDVDPILDIYIPQSMEIFSGYEDYGNRIYYIKLLNQLAIYSLNKKRYLETINYILDYFTFAVNIDLSREFITSLSMYESVRSFASPGQQQRYNHILKGVLLNEKNINHHVSSPHII; from the coding sequence ATGAGTGAGCATCTTAATACCAAAGACATTTATTTGTTATCTGAAAAGGTTCATCCATTAGACAAAGCTTTTGAATTATTTCGAGTTAGCTACAAACAAAACAATTGGTCTGAAGCGAAACAAATTGCAAATTATATGTATGAGACGGCATATAAACTTTATCAAAATCAGAAAAATTGGGATGCTAAGATTTCTATTGAATTACTGAATAGACCTTTAGTTTTTTATTACGGCTATAGTCATCTAGCTATAGCTACGGTTTTCCAGAAACAGGGGTTTTATGACAAGGCAAGAGAATTCACAGAGAAATATACTAATTTAGATTGGTTTATAGTACTGGATCAAGAGGGACAAGATGAAGTTAGACGATTTAATGACTTTGCTAAAGCTAACTTCTACGCAATAGATTTATTATCGGGAAAAATGGATGTTTTGGGTAGATACAGCGATTTCATTCAGCAAGAAGATGAAGAACTTCTCCCTGGTCTTATTACCATCTTGGAAGCCGCTAATGCTCACGGATGGGATGTAGACCCCATCCTAGACATTTACATCCCACAAAGCATGGAAATATTTTCTGGCTATGAGGACTATGGAAATCGCATTTATTACATCAAGTTATTAAATCAATTGGCCATATATAGCCTAAATAAAAAAAGATACCTTGAAACGATTAATTATATACTTGATTATTTTACATTTGCAGTTAATATAGATCTAAGCAGGGAATTTATTACATCCCTGTCCATGTATGAAAGTGTTCGATCCTTCGCCTCACCAGGGCAACAACAAAGGTATAATCATATTTTAAAAGGAGTGCTTTTAAATGAAAAAAACATTAACCACCATGTTTCTAGTCCTCACATTATTTAG
- a CDS encoding helix-turn-helix transcriptional regulator has protein sequence MKLKEAREAANFTQESLVNEIQTYMDCSLRHYQNIEYGKKIPRMPLGLLICKLCKVDPTEIDEWKISGNPW, from the coding sequence GTGAAATTAAAAGAAGCCCGTGAAGCAGCTAATTTCACCCAAGAGTCACTTGTCAATGAAATCCAAACTTATATGGATTGCTCTTTAAGGCATTACCAGAACATCGAATATGGCAAGAAAATACCGAGAATGCCCTTGGGACTGTTAATATGTAAGCTGTGTAAAGTTGATCCTACTGAAATAGACGAATGGAAGATTAGTGGAAACCCTTGGTGA
- a CDS encoding PadR family transcriptional regulator, which translates to MDISIQFKKGALEICVLVLIHEKDRYGYELAQSVSEHIEVAEGALYPLLRRLVNEGHCTTYLQESSEGPPRKYYKLTPQGEIHMKKLVVEWKRFVSNVANLIERGNHL; encoded by the coding sequence TTGGATATCAGTATCCAGTTTAAAAAAGGCGCCTTAGAAATTTGCGTGCTAGTACTTATCCATGAGAAGGATCGCTATGGCTATGAGTTGGCCCAATCCGTCTCCGAACATATTGAAGTGGCGGAAGGCGCGCTGTATCCTCTGCTGCGCAGACTCGTAAACGAGGGACATTGCACGACATATTTACAGGAATCGAGCGAAGGCCCTCCCCGTAAATATTATAAACTGACCCCCCAAGGGGAAATTCACATGAAAAAGCTGGTGGTTGAATGGAAACGGTTCGTCAGCAACGTAGCCAATTTAATCGAGAGAGGAAACCATCTATGA
- a CDS encoding GerAB/ArcD/ProY family transporter, whose amino-acid sequence MEKIRISPLQFFSLVLLFELGTALVVNLGLEAKKDEWLAILIGLAIGLMLYAVYTRLYLWYPNMLPTAFFRILLGRYLGTLLGIAYMVFFLNKASRDLMDGGLLVGSFMLRETPLFIINLLMIITVAYTLHKGLEVLARTALIFMVIVIAIGILSLLLMGFAKIIDLNRLMPVMGNGIMPLLQAVPQKNYQFPFAEVIAFSMLLPFLNNPKKGVKAGYFALIFAGVILSLTVATIISVLGVELAERSMFPLLATIGKATISDFIQRPDIFVVMTLIVGVYFKMSIFSYAAVIGISDVFNIPYRKLIFPVALIILYTTTLLARSTSEYLVEGGKMLYLVDPLFYIVLPVIVLVAAIIHKLVSRSGGPGAGGGGTIGAGAGLGTDSVAMGTGAGAGSDRGSGAAGGASTGVKAGSGIGCEVTGVGAGAGDGGSS is encoded by the coding sequence ATGGAGAAAATTAGAATTAGCCCTCTGCAATTTTTTTCATTAGTACTGCTGTTCGAGCTGGGAACTGCGCTTGTCGTCAATTTGGGCTTGGAAGCCAAAAAGGATGAATGGTTAGCCATTCTAATCGGCTTAGCTATTGGCTTGATGCTGTACGCTGTCTATACGAGACTATATCTTTGGTACCCGAATATGCTGCCAACGGCATTTTTTAGAATTTTGCTTGGCAGATATTTGGGAACCCTGCTGGGGATTGCTTATATGGTCTTTTTTCTAAACAAAGCATCCAGGGACCTGATGGATGGCGGGCTGTTAGTCGGTTCTTTTATGCTCCGGGAAACGCCCCTATTCATTATAAATCTGCTAATGATTATTACGGTTGCTTACACACTGCATAAAGGACTGGAGGTACTTGCACGCACAGCGTTGATTTTCATGGTCATTGTTATTGCGATTGGCATACTGAGCCTGCTGTTGATGGGGTTTGCAAAAATTATCGACCTCAATCGACTAATGCCCGTTATGGGGAATGGAATCATGCCGCTGCTTCAAGCAGTTCCCCAAAAAAACTACCAGTTTCCTTTTGCAGAGGTTATTGCGTTCAGTATGCTTCTTCCTTTTCTTAACAACCCTAAAAAGGGGGTTAAGGCGGGCTATTTCGCTCTTATATTCGCGGGGGTCATTTTGAGTTTAACTGTTGCAACGATCATATCCGTACTTGGTGTCGAGCTTGCCGAAAGATCGATGTTTCCTTTACTAGCGACAATCGGTAAGGCTACGATATCTGACTTCATCCAGCGTCCCGATATTTTTGTCGTTATGACACTTATTGTCGGCGTCTACTTCAAAATGAGCATTTTTTCCTATGCGGCGGTGATTGGGATATCGGATGTATTCAATATTCCGTACCGAAAATTGATCTTTCCGGTAGCTTTAATTATTTTATACACAACCACTTTATTAGCTCGCTCCACTAGCGAGTATTTAGTGGAAGGGGGCAAAATGCTGTATTTAGTCGATCCCCTATTTTATATTGTGCTGCCTGTTATTGTTCTTGTAGCGGCTATCATCCACAAACTCGTATCCCGGTCAGGAGGACCCGGAGCTGGGGGCGGGGGAACTATTGGAGCTGGCGCCGGGCTCGGAACTGATAGCGTTGCAATGGGAACAGGAGCCGGTGCTGGAAGTGACCGGGGAAGCGGTGCTGCGGGCGGAGCCAGTACCGGAGTTAAAGCTGGCTCCGGAATCGGATGTGAAGTTACCGGTGTCGGTGCTGGGGCTGGAGACGGTGGTTCCAGCTGA